The following proteins are co-located in the Solanum pennellii chromosome 1, SPENNV200 genome:
- the LOC107007990 gene encoding WD repeat-containing protein 36, whose protein sequence is MGIFEPFRAIGYITTNVPFSVQRLGTETFVTVSVGKAFQVYNCAKLSLVLVGPQLPKKIRALASYREYTFAAYGSDIAVVKRAHQVATWSGHSAKVNQLLIFGEHVLSVDVEGNIFIWQFKGIDKNLAPIGHIKLEDEFSPSCIMHPDTYLNKVVLGSQEGALQLWNISTKKKIYEFKGWGSSITCCVSSPALDVIAVGCADGKIHVHNIRYDEEVASFSHSTRGAVNALSFSTDGQPLLASGGSSGVISIWNLEKRRLQSVIKEAHDSSIVSLQFFANEPVLMSSSADNSMKMWIFDTSDGEPRLLRFRSGHSAPPLCIKFYANGRHILSAGQDRAFRLFSVVQDQQSRELSQQHVSKRAKKLKLKKEEIKLKPVIAFDVAEIRERDWCNVVTCHMDTSRAYVWRLQNFVLGEHILTPCPENPTPVKACAISACGNFAVLGTASGWIERFNLQSGISRGNYVDALEGESAAHNGEVIGIACDATNTIMISAGYHGDVKVWDFKRRQLKYKWEVGCSLVKIVFHRSNGLLATVADDLVIRLFDVIAQRLVRKFEGHSDRITDICFSEDGKWLLTSSMDGTLRIWDVILARQIDAIQVDLSITALSLSPNMDILATSHVDQNGVYLWVNQAMFSGAASFASYGSGKEIVSVKMPSAASEKDGEKSDNRTIFKPLESSDTPQFLNSSHQIPDLVTLSLLPKSQWQSLINLDIIKARNKPIEPPKKPEKAPFFLPSIPSLSGEILFKPSEGTNEESNAQNTRLEESSKKTDLPVSKFLQILKSCAEKENFAPFTNYIKSLSPSILDMELRMLQIIDDDDEQEPEKRQELHFIELLLDYFIHEISCRSNFEYIQALIRLFLKIHGETVRRQSKLQEKARKLLEVQSAVWQKIDKLFQNTRCMITFLSNSQL, encoded by the exons ATGGGGATTTTCGAGCCTTTTAGAGCAATTGGATACATTACAACCAATGTTCCTTTCTCTGTACAGAGACTTGGTACTGAAACCTTCGTCACCGTCAGTGTCGGCAAAGCTTTTCAAGTTTACAAC TGCGCTAAACTCAGTTTGGTTCTCGTTG GCCCACAATTGCCAAAGAAGATTAGAGCTCTTGCTTCTTATCGTGAATATACTTTTGCTGCCTATGGGAGTGACATTGCAGTTGTCAAGCGTGCTCATCAG GTGGCAACATGGAGTGGACATAGTGCTAAGGTGAACCAATTGCTTATTTTTGGTGAACACGTCCTAAGTGTTGATGTTGAAGGCAATATCTTCATATGGCAATTTAAAGGTATAGACAAAAATCTTGCTCCGATCGGACACATAAAGTTAGAGGACGAATTCTCCCCTAGCTGCATAATGCATCCAGATACTTATTTAAATAAG GTTGTTTTAGGAAGTCAAGAAGGTGCTTTGCAACTCTGGAATATAAGCACGAAGAAGAAAATTTATGAGTTCAAGGGATGGGGATCTTCTATTACTTGTTGTGTTTCATCTCCAGCACTAGATGTTATTGCTGTTGGATGTGCGGATGGGAAGATACACGTTCATAACATTCGCTATGATGAAGAGGTAGCTTCATTTAGTCACTCTACAAGAGGCGCCGTTAATGCCTTGTCATTCAGCACTGATGGTCAGCCCCTTCTTGCTTCTGGAGGTTCATCTGGTGTTATAAGCATATGGAATCTTGAGAAGAGAAGGCTGCAGTCTGTCATCAAGGAGGCCCATGACTCCTCCATAGTTTCACTTCAGTTCTTTGCTAATGAGCCTGTCCTCATGAGTTCATCTGCGGATAATTCAATGAAAATGTGGATCTTCGATACAAGTGATGGGGAACCTCGTTTACTACGGTTTAGAAGTGGTCATAGTGCTCCTCCTCTATGTATCAAGTTCTATGCAAATGGGCGTCACATCTTATCTGCTGGTCAAGATCGAGCGTTCCGTCTTTTTTCTGTTGTTCAAGATCAACAAAGTAGAGAACTTTCCCAGCAACATGTTTCTAAAAGAGCGAAGAAGCTTAAGTTGAAAAAGGAGGAGATAAAATTGAAGCCTGTTATTGCATTCGATGTTGCTGAAATTAGGGAACGTGATTGGTGCAATGTGGTTACATGTCATATGGACACCTCGCGTGCTTATGTATGGAGGcttcaaaattttgttcttgGCGAGCATATTTTAACTCCATGTCCTGAAAATCCAACTCCAGTCAAGGCTTGTGCTATTAGTGCCTGTGGAAACTTTGCTGTACTAGGGACGGCCAGCGGTTGGATTGAGCGGTTTAATCTTCAGTCAGGAATCAGCCGTGGCAATTATGTTGATGCGTTAGAAGGTGAAAGTGCTGCTCACAATGGGGAAGTAATTGGCATAGCTTGTGATGCAACAAACACCATCATGATAAGTGCTGGATACCATGGTGATGTAAAAGTTTGGGACTTCAAACGTCGCCAGTTAAAATATAAGTGGGAGGTTGGTTGTTCCTTAGTTAAGATTGTGTTCCACCGTTCTAATGGTCTTTTGGCTACAGTGGCAGATGACTTAGTTATCCGTCTATTTGATGTTATTGCACAGAGGTTGGTTCGTAAATTTGAGGGTCATTCTGACCGTATTACTGACATCTGCTTTAGTGAGGATGGGAAATGGCTTTTGACATCCAGTATGGATGGGACTCTCAGAATCTGGGATGTAATTTTAGCTAGACAGATAGATGCAATACAAGTTGATCTGTCTATCACTGCATTATCTTTATCGCCTAATATGGATATTTTGGCTACATCGCATGTTGATCAAAATGGTGTTTATCTGTGGGTCAATCAAGCGATGTTCTCTGGAGCAGCCAGCTTTGCATCATATGGAAGTGGAAAAGAAATAGTCAGTGTGAAAATGCCGTCTGCTGCTTCTGAAAAAGATGGTGAAAAAAGTGATAACAGGACCATCTTTAAGCCATTGGAGTCCTCTGATACTCCTCAGTTTCTAAATTCCAGCCATCAAATTCCAGATCTAGTCACTCTTTCACTTTTGCCTAAGAGTCAATGGCAGAGCTTGATCAACCTGGACATAATAAAAGCCCGCAACAAACCTATCGAGCCTCCAAAGAAACCTGAAAAGGCACCTTTTTTCTTGCCTTCAATTCCATCTCTGTCCGGTGAGATATTATTTAAACCAAGTGAAGGTACTAATGAGGAGAGTAATGCACAAAATACCAGATTGGAAGAGAGCAGTAAGAAAACTGATCTTCCAGTATCCAAATTCTTGCAAATTCTCAAGTCATGTGCGGAGAAAGAGAATT TTGCACCATTCACTAATTATATCAAAAGCTTGTCACCTTCAATATTGGATATGGAGCTGCGAATGCTTCAGATAATAGATGACGATGACGAGCAGGAGCCTGAGAAGAGACAGGAATTGCATTTTATTGAACTGCTACTTGATTACTTTATACACGAGATTTCATGCAGAAGCAATTTTGAATATATTCAGGCTCTGATTAGATTGTTTTTGAAG ATTCATGGTGAAACAGTCCGACGTCAGTCAAAATTGCAGGAGAAGGCAAGAAAGCTTTTAGAAGTTCAATCTGCAGTTTGgcaaaaaatagataaattgttCCAAAATACCAGATGCATGATCACGTTTCTTAGCAACTCCCAGCTTTGA
- the LOC107008351 gene encoding uncharacterized protein LOC107008351, with amino-acid sequence MAALTSASLTRLPFSISNRRNYRRLPIILASSSSAMPSHEPSSSSSSSTEIGSILSSPKAPFVDSSKPPQNGYIASPNGTPLVKFVQHTESTIERAIFDFRFLALLAVGGSLAGSLLCFLNGCVYIVDAYKVYWTSCVKGIHTGQMVLRLVEAIDVYLAGTVMLIFGMGLYGLFITNVSPDVHPTADRALKQSSLFGMFALKERPKWMKISSLDELKTKVGHVIVMILLVKMFERSKMVTIATGTDLLSYSVCIFLSSASLYILHNLHKSD; translated from the exons ATGGCTGCACTGACTTCAGCTTCATTGACCCGTCTGCCTTTTTCCATATCTAACCGAAGAAATTACAGACGATTACCTATTATACTTGCATCATCTTCATCAGCTATGCCTTCTCACgaaccatcatcatcatcgtcgtcgtccaCAGAAATTGGGAGTATATTATCTTCACCAAAAGCGCCCTTTGTTGATTCCTCCAAACCTCCTCAAAATGGATATATTGCAAGTCCTAACGGAACCCCACTTGTTAAATTTGTTCAGCACACTGAATCAACCATTGAAAGG GCAATATTCGACTTCCGTTTTCTGGCACTCCTTGCTGTTGGAGGTTCGTTAGCTGGCTCTTTGCTCTGCTTCCTCAAT GGTTGTGTCTACATTGTTGATGCTTACAAGGTTTATTGGACGAGCTGTGTCAAAGGAATTCACACAGGACAAATGGTTCTACGATTGGTTGAAGCTATAG ATGTTTATCTTGCTGGGACTGTGATGTTAATATTTGGGATGGGATTGTATGGACTGTTCATAACTAATGTTTCTCCTGATGTGCATCCAACCGCCGACCGTGCCCTCAAGCAGTCTTCCTTGTTTGGGATGTTTGCTCTGAAG GAGAGGCCAAAATGGATGAAGATCAGTTCTCTGGATGAACTGAAAACCAAAGTGGGACATGTCATTGTCATGATCCTTCTTGTCAAGATGTTCGAGAGGAGTAAGATGGTGACTATAGCCACTGGTACTGATCTATTGAGCTATTCAGTGTGTATTTTCTTGTCTTCTGCCTCCTTGTATATTCTTCATAATCTGCATAAGTCAGACTAA
- the LOC107008528 gene encoding RNA polymerase sigma factor sigD, chloroplastic isoform X1, which produces MAMAAWSCSNHSPASLFPYPSKLSTKPFFAYSILYCPKNCSFLDPIHALTIEAANKAFTIEGSSLVFDTDFEESIDKVEMFDEKIELALRRKKRRKRRRCCYSECLEMEKEDKIFNLKPLKTGFYLTHKEEAKYSWYLKEEARIEILRKMVEETSEIDLSSKQLAKAAGMSTRRLDKLLINAKESQKKIIQCYRGLVVSVAASYQGKGLSLQDLIQEGSIGLLHGAKKFNPKKGYKLSTYAYWWIRQAISRAVANKSRVIRLPGSISELVPKICNANTELSRKLRRMPSYDEIAEALGMDVSTVRLVTERNRAPISIDQIVTTQGYMSLQNIISGPEDTTPEENVKRQMMKQDLEKILQNVLCDREAKILKLHFGLNGDTPQSFEEIGRVLKLSRERIRQINCTALSKLRESSMLDNFKMYIT; this is translated from the exons ATGGCCATGGCTGCATGGTCCTGTTCAAACCATTCTCCAGCTTCACTCTTTCCTTATCCTTCTAAATTATCCACTAAACCTTTCTTCGCTTATTCAATTCTCTATTGCCCTAAAAATTGCTCTTTTTTGGACCCAATTCATGCATTGACAATCGAAGCAGCTAATAAAGCTTTTACAATTGAAGGAAGTTCGTTGGTTTTCGATACCGATTTTGAGGAGAGTATCGATAAAGTTGAGATGTTTGATGAGAAGATTGAGTTAGcattgagaagaaaaaagagaagaaaaagaagaaggtgTTGTTATTCAGAATGTTTGGAAATGGAGAAAGAGGATAAGATTTTCAATTTGAAACCCTTAAAAACAGGTTTCTACTTGACCCATAAGGAAGAGGCAAAGTATTCTTGGTACCTTAAG GAAGAAGCAAGAATTGAGATTTTGAGAAAGATGGTTGAAGAAACAAGTGAAATTGACCTGAGTTCAAAGCAACTGGCTAAGGCTGCAGGAATGAGCACAAGAAGACTGGATAAGCTCTTGATTAATGCGAAAGAATCACAAAAGAAGATAATTCAATGCTATAGAGGGCTTGTTGTATCTGTTGCAGCTTCATATCAAGGCAAAGGATTAAGCTTACAAGATCTAATACAG GAAGGAAGCATAGGTCTACTTCATGGTGCTAAAAAGTTCAATCCTAAGAAGGGGTATAAGCTTTCTACTTATGCTTATTGGTGGATTAGGCAAGCTATTTCAAGAGCCGTAGCAAACAAGTCTAGAGTTATTAGATTACCG GGGAGCATATCTGAGCTTGTTCCAAAGATTTGCAATGCCAACACAGAATTAAGTAGGAAGCTTCGACGAATGCCTTCCTACGATGAGATTGCAGAAGCTCTTGGTATGGATGTTTCAACTGTTAGACTAGTTACCGAGAGGAACCGAGCACCAATTTCCATTGATCAAATAGTAACTACCCAAGGCTACATGTCATTGCAG AATATCATATCAGGGCCAGAAGACACAACACCAGAAGAAAATGTGAAAAGACAAATGATGAAGCAAGACCTAGAGAAGATTCTCCAGAATGTTTTATGTGATAGAGAAGCAAAGATTCTGAAATTGCACTTTGGCCTCAATGGAGATACTCCTCAATCTTTTGAAGAGATTGGAAGAGTGCTTAAGCTTTCAAGAGAAAGGATTAGACAGATTAATTGCACTGCCTTGTCAAAATTAAGAGAAAGTAGTATGTTAGACAACTTTAAAATGTACATAACATGA
- the LOC107008528 gene encoding RNA polymerase sigma factor sigD, chloroplastic isoform X2 has protein sequence MAMAAWSCSNHSPASLFPYPSKLSTKPFFAYSILYCPKNCSFLDPIHALTIEAANKAFTIEGSSLVFDTDFEESIDKVEMFDEKIELALRRKKRRKRRRCCYSECLEMEKEDKIFNLKPLKTGFYLTHKEEAKYSWYLKEEARIEILRKMVEETSEIDLSSKQLAKAAGMSTRRLDKLLINAKESQKKIIQCYRGLVVSVAASYQGKGLSLQDLIQEGSIGLLHGAKKFNPKKGYKLSTYAYWWIRQAISRAVANKSRVIRLPGSISELVPKICNANTELSRKLRRMPSYDEIAEALGMDVSTVRLVTERNRAPISIDQIVTTQGYMSLQLLETELALPTKNSFLLS, from the exons ATGGCCATGGCTGCATGGTCCTGTTCAAACCATTCTCCAGCTTCACTCTTTCCTTATCCTTCTAAATTATCCACTAAACCTTTCTTCGCTTATTCAATTCTCTATTGCCCTAAAAATTGCTCTTTTTTGGACCCAATTCATGCATTGACAATCGAAGCAGCTAATAAAGCTTTTACAATTGAAGGAAGTTCGTTGGTTTTCGATACCGATTTTGAGGAGAGTATCGATAAAGTTGAGATGTTTGATGAGAAGATTGAGTTAGcattgagaagaaaaaagagaagaaaaagaagaaggtgTTGTTATTCAGAATGTTTGGAAATGGAGAAAGAGGATAAGATTTTCAATTTGAAACCCTTAAAAACAGGTTTCTACTTGACCCATAAGGAAGAGGCAAAGTATTCTTGGTACCTTAAG GAAGAAGCAAGAATTGAGATTTTGAGAAAGATGGTTGAAGAAACAAGTGAAATTGACCTGAGTTCAAAGCAACTGGCTAAGGCTGCAGGAATGAGCACAAGAAGACTGGATAAGCTCTTGATTAATGCGAAAGAATCACAAAAGAAGATAATTCAATGCTATAGAGGGCTTGTTGTATCTGTTGCAGCTTCATATCAAGGCAAAGGATTAAGCTTACAAGATCTAATACAG GAAGGAAGCATAGGTCTACTTCATGGTGCTAAAAAGTTCAATCCTAAGAAGGGGTATAAGCTTTCTACTTATGCTTATTGGTGGATTAGGCAAGCTATTTCAAGAGCCGTAGCAAACAAGTCTAGAGTTATTAGATTACCG GGGAGCATATCTGAGCTTGTTCCAAAGATTTGCAATGCCAACACAGAATTAAGTAGGAAGCTTCGACGAATGCCTTCCTACGATGAGATTGCAGAAGCTCTTGGTATGGATGTTTCAACTGTTAGACTAGTTACCGAGAGGAACCGAGCACCAATTTCCATTGATCAAATAGTAACTACCCAAGGCTACATGTCATTGCAG CTGCTGGAAactgaattagccttgcctacAAAGAATAGCTTCTTATTAAGCTAA